The DNA segment ACTTTTAGGATCTTTGATCTCAGAGGCTTTTTCCTTAATTCCTTTAAGCTTATCCTTCATTCCAGTTACAATGCTGTCCGCTTTCTCCTGCTCATTTACCAATTTACCCACCGAGTGAATCGTTTCATAAACACCCTTAAAATCAGAGGCGTTCTTCACAACATAGACCGGAATCCCCGCATTACTAATTTGGTCAAGCGCAGCCTGAGAGTTATGAGCACTTGAACCGTGCGCAAGAACGAGATCAGGTTTTAATGATAAAACTTTCTCGGTATTAATTTGCATCCCGCCAACTCTATCAATCTCCTTGACCTGCTCAGGGTAGTTATCGTGATCTGACACCCCGACAACCTGTTCTCCTGCATCAACGGCAAACACAATTTCTGTGTTACTTGGAATCAATGAAACAATTCGTTCAGGGTCTTCTTCCAGAACCACTTCATTACCCGCAGAATCTTCTACGGTCAGAGGGTAAGTCGTTCCTTCTTGACCTTGGGTTTCTTCTGTAGTTGTATCACTCATGCTTTCCTCTGGCTGACTTGAGTTCTCATTGCTTGCACAACCTACTAGCAAACCGATCGTCATCAGAAGTATAAATATGTAATTTGATAGTCGTTTCAAGTTTATCTCTCCCATAAATTAAAAAATTTTTGAGCACAAAAAAACACATCCCGCAATGATGATGTGTACACAAAAGGATTTTGCAATGACGCTAAAGCACATACACGACAGCTTCCTTTTTTACTATACACCTCCTATCCGCGTAGGTATTGGTGAGAAAAACAGGTAGGTCTCCTGGCTTATGGTCATTGCTCCCTGCTCCTTCCCATGCTTTTCACACAGTGGAATCGTGCAGGTTGCTCGCAAATACAGTGGCGGGACCGCGTTGGATTTCAACCAACTTCCCTATTAAGTGATGAATGACATCACGCCTGTTTCTTCCCCTATTCAACTATCTACCATTCTACTAAAGATTATGAAAAAATGCTTGGTTTTTAGACTTTTTTTGTCAAATATCTTCCTTATGGTATGTAACAACATGGTTGATTACATTCATAAGGAAACGGATCAACATAATTATACAGAAAACGCTAATGAATGTGTACACCCAGGTCCACGTATAGTACTCAACTAATTCAGTATACCTTTCAAGAAGGACTTCGATTGAAAGTCAGAATAGAAGTGTAGATGGCGCATTGTAAGGCAATACGCGAATAGCTTGAGTGAAAAGTTGTTTGATAAAAGTAAATACAAACGATTGGAACAAGGATCATTTCATATAACAGACTAGAACTAAAATATTGACTGAATAGGTTGACAGGATAATCGATCATTTTTTCCTCAACAACTATAACACCTGCAACGGTAGCAATATAGGAGGTCATGAAGAAAATGATAATTTTGTCTTTCATATGTGGTTTCCGTAAACTACCATACAACAGTACCATCCCAACCCACTAATAATATCCATAAAAACTACTCTTTCCATAGTCATACAAGACTCTTCTACAAATATTCATTATTCAGTAACCATTCGTTTTCTAATAAATAGCCACAATATTTACTTGGCTACGGGGCGGCTAGTGGGCAGGCCCCATTTGCAGAGGAAGTGCTCGTGTTTCAAACCTAAAACCTTAGAATAGTGTGACCATATATAACCCTAGATAATATTTAAAATGAAAGCCTTCTGGTGAATATAACATTGAAAATTTGACCAAGATTAATAGTATGATCTACTTTTCATAGAATAAAAGTTACATTTTTAATAGTCGGGAGGAGTTATGTATGAACATGAAAATAAAAACGCGTTTCATAACGGTGGTTCTTTCTTTTGTACTAATAGTTATATCTGCGATGACGATTGCCCAGCCAGTTGAAGCCGCACAAACAGGCGAAATTGACACCCAGTCATCCTTAAATGTACGGCAAGCGCCTAGTTTGAATGCCAAGGTGATTGGAAGTCTCATGCCAGGGCAACGAGTTGAGTATATTGAACTTGGGAATGGTTGGGGGCAAATCACTTATCAAGGACAGCTAGGCTTTGTAAGCACAGCTTTTCTATCAGAAGTCGCTGGGGAACAAGTTGAGGAAGAAAAACGTGTAGAAGAGAAAGATGTAGAAAAAGAAGATAAGTTCAGGGAGGTAAAACCTGACCAATCCGAAAGCCAGGAGATCAAACGTATTATTCTCGACCCTGGTCATGGAGGTAAAGACCCTGGAGCAATCGGGAACTCTCTTCAGGAAAAAGAGGTCGTCCTGGACATTGCTAAGCGAGTTGAGTCTAAACTACGTGAAAAAGGGTATGATATTTTAATGACGCGGTCAGATGATACGTTTGTTACACTTGAAGATCGTGTGAAACAAGCCAATAACTGGGAAGGCGATCTTTTTGTAAGTATTCATGCCAACGGATACTATGACTCTAGTGCTAAAGGTATTGAAACCTTTTATAATGCAGGGAGTTCGGAAGCAAGAGAGTTTGCAGATTTAGTCCAAGAATATGTTATCTCTAAAACTAGTAACCTGAGCCGCGGGGTGTTTAAAGCGGATTATTATGTTTTGCGTCATACTGATATGCCAGCAGTGCTTGCAGAAACTGGGTTTGTTTCGAATAAAGAGGATGCCGAGTTGTTGAAAAGCGAGCATTACCGCGAACAAGTAGCAAAGGGCATTGTCAAGGGTATAGAGGAGCATTAGTCTTGGAAGTATAAAGGAGCATGACTGTTTGTAGCACCCTAAATATCTAATCCAGATTTTATATACGATGATTATAGAAGCCCTTAAACAATATGGTGATGAAGTCTTCATCCTGACTTCAATCACCATTTTTATTCCCTTCTCTTTACTTATGTAAAGGCACAAAGGCAGAGAAAAAAACCACTGAACACAAAGGCCTCAGCACCCAATATTAATAATAAAAGGTCACCCCTCTTATACTGGAAACCTAGCTTTTGTCATTATTACCTTCGTAACCAAACGGATAAAAAAGAGCAGACAGAAAATACCTATGAAGGTGTGAACCCAGGTCCACGTATAATATTCGACAAAATCAGTGTACTTTTCCAAAAAGACTTCAACGATCGTTAGAGTGAATGTATAAGTTGCACACTGCATAACAATACTTGGATACCTCGAATGATAGGTTGTTTTATAAAAATAAATACAAACAACGGGAAGTAGAAGCATTTCGTAAAGCAAACTAGACCTAAAGTATTCACTCAGTAAATTAATCGGATAGGTGATCATGTTTTCCTTTACAATAATTTGGCCTAAAATCACTGCTATATAAGAGGTCAACAAGAAAACAATAGTGATGTCCTGTATGGGTGCTTTTCTAAAACTAAGTAGTAATAGAACGATACCGAACAGAAACAATCCCCACAAAACCATTCTTTCCATAGGCGCTCAAGGCTCCTTTTTAACTATTCATTATCTTATTATTACCACGATTATATTTTACATGCATATGAAGAATCAGCTTTCTATGTAAAAAAAGGAATCATTGCTATGCTTACGGAACCCTTTTGTTTAATTTACTATTCTTCTAAAGGAGTGAAAAAGTGAAGCGTTAACTAATCATGGGCTCTGTTCTCGTTAAAAACCGTCTGATTCCTTCCCGCTCCTAGACCTGCCGTCACCATCACAATAATAATGGCAATGAATAACAACAACGGCACATTCACGGACGCAGTAACATCAATAAGGATGCCGATCAATACTGGGCCTGCCGCAGCAAGTAAATACCCCACTGATTGAGACATGCCTGATAATGCAGCACTTTGCTGAGCATTACCTGCACGAAGCCCTAGTAAAGTAAGTGCTAAACTGATCGAAGCTGCTTGACCAGCTCCCATCAACATGACGCTGACAGTCAGCATGGGAATATTGCTACCGAGCAGAACCCCTAATAGCCCTGCAGTATAAAGACAACCAATCATTCCCACAATTCCTCTTTGATTTTGGAAACGAGTAGCAAAGACAGGAGTTAGAAAGGTCATCGGAAGGCCTGTTAACTGCATGACCGATACCATCCATCCTGCCGTTGATATACTCAAGCCTCTACCATTAAGGATTTCAGGCAGCCATGTAATCATGGAATAAAATAAAAAGGATTGTAATCCCATGAAAATGGTAACCTGCCAGGCGATTTTGGAACGCCATATCGAAGCCCCCTGTAATGCAGACGTTTTCGGGTCATCCAATTTTGCTGGCTTACGGATCTGGGGCAACCAAATGACTGCTGCTAGCAGTGCTAACAAAGCCCAACACAATAATGTTTTTTCCCACCCTAAACCAAGTCCTTTGGCTAAAGGGATGCTCAACCCAGTTCCGATGGCTGAAAACACAGACATACAAGTTGTATAAACAGCCGTCATCAAGCCAACTTTTTGGGGATAATTCCCTTTTATAATACCAGGTAACAATACATTTGAGATGGCAATCCCGATTCCAACTAAAGCGGTTCCCACAAACAACGTAACTGTCAATGATATAAATCTGATAACGATTCCCATGATTAACGTCAGTAAACCAATAAACACCATTCGTTCATATCCAAATCGATGGCCTAACTTAGGGGCAAGTAAGGAAAAGACAGCAAATGACAGAAGGGGGAGAGTTGTAATAAATCCAGCCGCAGCATTGGATATCCCAAGATCCGCCGTGATTGAGCTAATAAGAGGTCCAACAGATGTAATAGCCGGACGCAAATTAAAAGCGACGAAGATGATGCCTATGATGAAGAGTACTTTTTTAACGTCCATATTCTGAGTGTTACGCCGAAACTTAGTTTCCATTATGTATGACTCCTTATCCGTGCTTGACTGATTCTTTTCGATGTAAATGTATGCCTTATAACACTTCATCTTCTATATACCTGCCTTAAGTACCTTCTTTCCCAATTTTACATCATAGTAATGATAAGTGCTTTGTCTAATTTAAAAAGGACAAATACATCGCTAAAGTAAACGAGTACTCGTCCTCTTCTCAGTTAAAACGGAAATTCTCGATATTCTTCTTGAACCGACACCCACTTCAATTTAGTAAATTCATCAATCGTCGCATGGACTTCCTTCACCTCGTCAACGTATTTTTAATACGTCAATGCGAGATTTAATTCCATCTCCACTTTAAGTAATGTCCTCCTGTTTCTAAATTAGCGGTACGAATAATTTCATCACGATTATTTTGCAAAAATTCAGCAGCCTTACGAGGGATTTCTTTTCACTCTTTAACGGAAGAATGGGCCCAATCTTTTTTGCCCAACTTCAGCAATTTCATAGGCGCTTTTCAGGTTGCTTAGGTCAATAGGAAACATACATTTTTAGGGAGGCGATTTTTATCTTCATGTTTAAATCGTTGCCGGTTACATGTTATGACGGATGAGTATGGCTTTATTGCTCTGTTAAAAAAGCTGATCACGATTTAGTGACCAGCTTTAAACATCATCCGTTAGTACTCCGGCCAGAGGTTGATGACGGAGTAGATCTTCGTCTTGTTCCTCCACCTTTACAGGCGAACATCTTCCATTGATTCAAATAAGGTAGCCAATCCCATTCCTCCCCCAATACCAAGAGTCACTATCCCACGCTTAAGACTACTTCCTGCTAGCTCAGAGACAAGTCGCGTAACAAGAATAGCCCCTGAGGCACCATAGGGATGACCTAACGCAAGGGCACCGCCAGACCGATTCACTTTTTCGTATGGAATTTCAAGACTTTTTAATGAAGCGATGACTTGAGAGGCAAACGCTTCGTTGAATTCTACAAGATCAATATCTTTTTCGGTCAAATGCTGGCGCTCCCACAATTTTTTTACAGCTGGAATTGGTCCAATTCCGAGTAAATGGGGGTCAACCCCTACTGAGGTGCTATCTACAAAGCGGGCTAATGGCTTCAGCCCAAGTTTGCGACATTTCTCTAGAGACATGATTAATACAGCTGCAGCTCCATCATTCATAGGGCATGCATTTCCTGCCGTCACCGTACCTCCTTGTTTAAAAACCGGTTTCAGAGTAGATAGTTTGGCAAGCGATGTATTTGGACGTGGACATTCATCTGTACGAATTCCATCTTTTGGAACGATTTCTTTATCAAAAACCCCTTCACTTTGAGCATTAACAGCCTTGAGGTGACTACGATAAGCAAATTCGTCTTGCTCTTCTCGTGTGACGCCATAGTGCTCCGCTACGTTTTCAGCCGCTTCCCCCATCTCAGGATCACCGATTGATTCAGGCGAGAACCTGGCTCTTGTGTACAATTCAGGACCTTTTGGACTATGTATAGAATCGGGCTTTTTTACTTTCCAGGGGGCCAGGCTGGTACTCTCTACACCCCCGGCGATATAGATGTCTCCAGCACCTGCTTGAACAAGGCGTCCAGCTATATTAATGGCTTCTAAACCAGACCCACATTGCCTATCTATTGTTACCCCAGGAACCGTCATTGGCAGCCCCGCTTCTAATAGGGAGAGCCTTGCCATATTCCCTCCAGGTCCAACAACGTTTCCTAAAATAACATCGTCAATTTCCCCTGGGTCCAGACCTTGGATTAAATCCTTAAGAATAGGGTTCATCAGTTTTTCAGGAGGGATATGTGACAGAACACCACCTACCCTCCCAACAGGTGTGCGTTTCGCCTTAACAATCACTACTTCCTTCATCTAATTCCTCCCTGCAGGCTCTACAAGTTCTTTTCGAGCTATCTTCCCACTATTTGTATAAGGGAACTCATCCAACTCAATCCACTCTTTAGGACATTTATATTTTGGCAACAGCTTCGTAAGGTGATCTTTCACATCATCAATGAAAAGCTGCTTCCCTTCTGTACGGGTAACAAAAGCAGTGACCTTTTCACCCCAATAATCATTTTCTACACCCTTTACGACTGCTTCATCAATAGCTGGATGCTCCCGTATCACTTGTTCCACCTCTTCAGGATAGATATTAAGACCACCACTGATGATCATATTTTTCTTCCGCCCTTTAAGAATGACGTGTTCATCCCCATCTACAAAAGCGAGATCCCCAACCGTGGCCCAGGCACCATTAAAAACATCCGCCGTTTCCTCAGGTCGATTTAAATATCCGTCAAAAATCCAAGGACTTCTCACAAACAAATTTCCGACTTCGCCTTGACGAACAGGTCGTCCGTCATCTGAAAGAATCAAAATCTCTACCCGAGGAAAAGGTTCCCCGATCGCTCCTTCGGGGAGACCACCGTCATTCACCTCTCGAAAACTAACGAAGCTCAATTCAGAAGCGCCGTAAAATTCATAAATGGATGCATGGGGGAAAGCTTGACTAGCTGCCTGTTTAGATGCTGCAGACCATTTTGCTCCCGAAGAAATTAACGTTCTTAAGTGCTCCGATATTAAGCCACATCCAATTTTATTCAGCGCTTCAAACATCGTGGGAACGATATACATTACGGTAATGTTTTTTCTCCGAAGAACCTCAGAGACTTCCCTCGCGTCAAATGACGAACATAAATGTAAGGTGGCACCGATATGTAGACATTGGACAGCAGCATATAAGAAGTGTGAATGTACTAGAGGTCCTGGACATAGTATGTGGTCTTCCTTATCCAAAGAAAAAACTTGGCGGCCTAGTGAGAAACAATCCGCCCATGATGCATGGATTCTTATAAAACCCTTTGGCTGGCCAGTCGTGCCAGATGTATATCCAATATAAAAAGGCTCTTGATCCAAGAAAAGGTTTCTGCTTTGCTCGGATGGGAAAAGTAGATCTAGTGCGTCTATTGTACAAGTTTGAACAAAAGTAGTGTTCCTAAATCGATCAGCAAAGACGCCATCATAGATAACGAGATCAGGCTGAGAATCCTTAATCACATCATTTAACTGGAAAGGACTCCATTTAGGATCAAACGGAATGGCGATCCCTCCACTTGAACTGATCGCTATAAACAATTCTAACCATTTCGGCTCATTAGGAAGCAAAAAACCGATCTTTTTTCCTTTGCCTTCAGGGAGTAGACGGGAGATTTTCCGCTGAAGCAATAGAACGGAATGATAAAATTCTTGGTAGGTTATTCGGTCCTTGTTCGTTTCAATAGCTATCCGCTTAGGAGATTGCTCGGCTATTTCTTTTATAAACGGCCCGATAAAAGCCATTCTACACACCTCAATTACTTATATTCTCAAAAAAGGTTTGCCCTAGATAAGGCAAACCTTTTTTCAGGCAGCTTTATATTTACGATTATTATGGCTTTTCTCCATTTTAATTAATGGATACACACGATTAATTTGTCTAGCGAGTAAAGAAGCCACTACAACTTTAACGAGATCACCAGGAATAAAAACCAGTGCTGCCCATGCAGCTTTCGTCCATGGGGTCTCCGTAATCATAGAAAGATAGGTTACACCAAATGCATAAACTAAAAGAATGCCCCCCATTACATTAATGGTGATATAGAGACCAATATTTAGCTTTTTCCAGAAACGTTCTACGAGAAAACCTATCGTAAAAGCGGCAAAAGGCCAGGCTAGTATGTAACCGCCCGAGGGGCCGAATAGAACTCCTAATCCGCCCCGGCCTCCTGAAAGCAATGGTACACCAAACGTTACTAGTAAGACAAAGACTAATAGACTTAACGCGCCACGCTTAGCTCCTAAGATCGAACCAGCCAGCATCACTCCTAGGGTTTGGGCTGTGATCGGTACAGGAGTGAACGGAGTGACGATGGGTGGCAATAAACCAAGCGCTCCAATTATTGCTGCAAATAAAGATGCATAAACCATCGTTTTAAGCTTCACAATCAACACCTGCTTTCACTATGTATATAGTGAAGAGTATCTTAACTATTTTATATTGTCAACCTTATATAAATATAGGTTAACTTAAAATCTTCCATGAGGATGACAGTCTATTTAATTGCACATATTTTTCGATTTATGCACGATTTCTATTTGAGCGCTTATTTGCACGAAATTAACGATAATTAATCGTAATCCAATATAATTGCACAAAATATAGATTAATTGCACATTTCGGTCCTAATAGCTAAATGCTTCGTAATAAAAAGGGTCAGCCTCCCTAATGGAAGGCTGACCCTGTCTTCGCATATGATTATAATACATACTTAGCAAGATTTCTTTGTACTTCTTGAATCGGACTATCTTTTTTAAAAGTTTTTCCGATA comes from the Halobacillus shinanisalinarum genome and includes:
- a CDS encoding ABC transporter substrate-binding protein, which produces MKRLSNYIFILLMTIGLLVGCASNENSSQPEESMSDTTTEETQGQEGTTYPLTVEDSAGNEVVLEEDPERIVSLIPSNTEIVFAVDAGEQVVGVSDHDNYPEQVKEIDRVGGMQINTEKVLSLKPDLVLAHGSSAHNSQAALDQISNAGIPVYVVKNASDFKGVYETIHSVGKLVNEQEKADSIVTGMKDKLKGIKEKASEIKDPKSVFVEVSPAPEIYTTGTGTFMHHMLQAINAENAAANQEGWVKMNEEAIINLQPDVIITTYGYYTEKPVEKVLSREGWEEVPANEKKQVYDVHSDLVTRAGPRLIEGIERLAEAVYPETFGDE
- a CDS encoding CBO0543 family protein — translated: MKDKIIIFFMTSYIATVAGVIVVEEKMIDYPVNLFSQYFSSSLLYEMILVPIVCIYFYQTTFHSSYSRIALQCAIYTSILTFNRSPS
- a CDS encoding N-acetylmuramoyl-L-alanine amidase, translated to MNMKIKTRFITVVLSFVLIVISAMTIAQPVEAAQTGEIDTQSSLNVRQAPSLNAKVIGSLMPGQRVEYIELGNGWGQITYQGQLGFVSTAFLSEVAGEQVEEEKRVEEKDVEKEDKFREVKPDQSESQEIKRIILDPGHGGKDPGAIGNSLQEKEVVLDIAKRVESKLREKGYDILMTRSDDTFVTLEDRVKQANNWEGDLFVSIHANGYYDSSAKGIETFYNAGSSEAREFADLVQEYVISKTSNLSRGVFKADYYVLRHTDMPAVLAETGFVSNKEDAELLKSEHYREQVAKGIVKGIEEH
- a CDS encoding CBO0543 family protein, with the protein product MERMVLWGLFLFGIVLLLLSFRKAPIQDITIVFLLTSYIAVILGQIIVKENMITYPINLLSEYFRSSLLYEMLLLPVVCIYFYKTTYHSRYPSIVMQCATYTFTLTIVEVFLEKYTDFVEYYTWTWVHTFIGIFCLLFFIRLVTKVIMTKARFPV
- a CDS encoding CynX/NimT family MFS transporter, with the protein product METKFRRNTQNMDVKKVLFIIGIIFVAFNLRPAITSVGPLISSITADLGISNAAAGFITTLPLLSFAVFSLLAPKLGHRFGYERMVFIGLLTLIMGIVIRFISLTVTLFVGTALVGIGIAISNVLLPGIIKGNYPQKVGLMTAVYTTCMSVFSAIGTGLSIPLAKGLGLGWEKTLLCWALLALLAAVIWLPQIRKPAKLDDPKTSALQGASIWRSKIAWQVTIFMGLQSFLFYSMITWLPEILNGRGLSISTAGWMVSVMQLTGLPMTFLTPVFATRFQNQRGIVGMIGCLYTAGLLGVLLGSNIPMLTVSVMLMGAGQAASISLALTLLGLRAGNAQQSAALSGMSQSVGYLLAAAGPVLIGILIDVTASVNVPLLLFIAIIIVMVTAGLGAGRNQTVFNENRAHD
- a CDS encoding thiolase family protein; protein product: MKEVVIVKAKRTPVGRVGGVLSHIPPEKLMNPILKDLIQGLDPGEIDDVILGNVVGPGGNMARLSLLEAGLPMTVPGVTIDRQCGSGLEAINIAGRLVQAGAGDIYIAGGVESTSLAPWKVKKPDSIHSPKGPELYTRARFSPESIGDPEMGEAAENVAEHYGVTREEQDEFAYRSHLKAVNAQSEGVFDKEIVPKDGIRTDECPRPNTSLAKLSTLKPVFKQGGTVTAGNACPMNDGAAAVLIMSLEKCRKLGLKPLARFVDSTSVGVDPHLLGIGPIPAVKKLWERQHLTEKDIDLVEFNEAFASQVIASLKSLEIPYEKVNRSGGALALGHPYGASGAILVTRLVSELAGSSLKRGIVTLGIGGGMGLATLFESMEDVRL
- a CDS encoding AMP-binding protein: MAFIGPFIKEIAEQSPKRIAIETNKDRITYQEFYHSVLLLQRKISRLLPEGKGKKIGFLLPNEPKWLELFIAISSSGGIAIPFDPKWSPFQLNDVIKDSQPDLVIYDGVFADRFRNTTFVQTCTIDALDLLFPSEQSRNLFLDQEPFYIGYTSGTTGQPKGFIRIHASWADCFSLGRQVFSLDKEDHILCPGPLVHSHFLYAAVQCLHIGATLHLCSSFDAREVSEVLRRKNITVMYIVPTMFEALNKIGCGLISEHLRTLISSGAKWSAASKQAASQAFPHASIYEFYGASELSFVSFREVNDGGLPEGAIGEPFPRVEILILSDDGRPVRQGEVGNLFVRSPWIFDGYLNRPEETADVFNGAWATVGDLAFVDGDEHVILKGRKKNMIISGGLNIYPEEVEQVIREHPAIDEAVVKGVENDYWGEKVTAFVTRTEGKQLFIDDVKDHLTKLLPKYKCPKEWIELDEFPYTNSGKIARKELVEPAGRN
- a CDS encoding biotin transporter BioY, which codes for MKLKTMVYASLFAAIIGALGLLPPIVTPFTPVPITAQTLGVMLAGSILGAKRGALSLLVFVLLVTFGVPLLSGGRGGLGVLFGPSGGYILAWPFAAFTIGFLVERFWKKLNIGLYITINVMGGILLVYAFGVTYLSMITETPWTKAAWAALVFIPGDLVKVVVASLLARQINRVYPLIKMEKSHNNRKYKAA